Proteins encoded together in one Misgurnus anguillicaudatus unplaced genomic scaffold, ASM2758022v2 HiC_scaffold_34, whole genome shotgun sequence window:
- the LOC129429196 gene encoding polymeric immunoglobulin receptor-like has product MRDCLYISLLMLHISAGCNLSNDQKIIDVTGYTGGSVLLPCSCDDPKSTVNTFTWEIDTGYEWMNVFKHEKYRGRLKLFNETSPANLSLLISDLRDEDKGIYGCKTEPHSVTYVSLTVTGCDLNRRTHTVEVTGFLGESVVLPCSCTESLAKPDQIKWTFVKNDEEIYPSEHIERYKNRRKLINQTNPGNLSLHLSSLTKEDQGVYQCSVSNMFIFIRLHVKVLYIH; this is encoded by the exons GTTGTAATCTTTCAAATGATCAGAAGATAATAGATGTAACAGGATACACAGGTGGTTCAGTCCTGTTGCCCTGCTCCTGTGATGACCCAAAGTCTACAGTTAACACATTTACATGGGAGATTGACACTGGATATGAATGGATGAATGTATTTAAACATGAGAAATACAGAGGCAGACTTAAACTGTTTAATGAAACATCTCCAGCAAATCTGTCTCTTCTTATTTCTGACCTCAGAGATGAAGATAAAGGGATCTATGGATGTAAGACTGAACCACACAGTGTCACATATGTTTCCTTAACAGTTACAG GATGTGATTTGAATCGGCGGACACACACAGTTGAGGTGACTGGATTTTTAGGAGAGTCTGTAGTTCTGCCCTGCTCCTGTACTGAATCATTGGCTAAACCTGACCAAATTAAATGGACGTTCGTAAAAAATGATGAAGAAATTTACCCATCTGAACACATTGAGAGGTACAAGAACAGACGTAAACTGATAAATCAAACCAATCCAGGAAATCTCTCTCTACATCTCTCCTCACTGACCAAAGAAGACCAAGGAGTCTATCAGTGTTCTGTGTCTAACATGTTTATCTTCATCAGACTTCATGTTAAAG TGTTGTATATTCACTAA